A genomic stretch from Capricornis sumatraensis isolate serow.1 chromosome 4, serow.2, whole genome shotgun sequence includes:
- the LOC138078544 gene encoding sperm-associated antigen 11B-like — MKQFLAPSTLLLVVLLFPGLSGVTHANHQDPEGPRKQEESPGRGTNRSHPLHHQVKRYLVPREPPFPDTEPGFKVVRCIKGDGKCQKFCNYMEFQLGYCSKKKDACCLPLN; from the exons ATGAAGCAATTCCTCGCTCCATCCACTCTTCTCCTTGTGGTTCTGCTCTTTCCAG GACTTTCCGGAGTCACACATGCTAACCACCAGGACCCCGAGGGTCCCAGGAAACAAgaagaatccccgggacggggaACAAACAGGTCTCACCCACTTCACCACCAAGTAAAGCGCTACCTCGTGCCTCGCGAGCCCCCCTTCCCAG AtacagaaccaggattcaaagTTGTCAGGTGCATAAAAGGCGATGGCAAATGTCAAAAATTTTGTAATTACATGGAATTCCAATTAGGATATTGctctaaaaaaaaagatgcctgCTGCTTAcctttgaactga
- the LOC138078545 gene encoding beta-defensin 104A-like: protein MRILVLLLPLSFCSPKLLQVKRDSQLDRICGYGTARCRRNCKRQEFRVGKCPNTYPCCLKKWNVNSLNPQKDGKPKGAWLLEMAASQTSEPPFSGPSRWTVPSGTSRLVE, encoded by the exons ATGAGGATCCTTGTCCTGCTCTTACCGCTTTCCTTCTGCTCTCCCAAGCTTCTCCAAGTAAAAAGAGACTCTCAGCTAGA CAGGATATGCGGCTACGGGACTGCTCGCTGCCGGAGGAACTGTAAGAGACAAGAGTTCAGAGTTGGAAAATGCCCCAACACCTATCCGTGCTGTTTGAAAAAGTGGAATGTCAACTCACTGAATCCTCAGAAGGACGGAAAGCCGAAGGGAGCTTGGCTCCTAGAAATGGCCGCCAGCCAGACCTCTGAGcctcccttctctgggccttCCCGCTGGACCGTCCCCAGCGGAACCAGCCGTCTGGTTGAGTGA
- the LOC138078546 gene encoding beta-defensin 15-like, with the protein MRTSLFLFAVFFFLAPARSGFFDEKCFKLKGKCIESCQINEELIGLCQKSLKCCVALQPCGINKEGS; encoded by the exons ATGAGGACGTCCCTCTTTCTCTTTGCTGTCTTCTTCTTTCTGGCCCCAG CCAGGAGTGGATTTTTTGACGAGAAGTGCTTCAAGCTTAAAGGGAAATGCATCGAGTCTTGTCAGATAAATGAAGAACTTATAGGTCTCTGCCAGAAGTCTCTGAAATGCTGTGTGGCACTCCAACCATGTGGGATAAATAAGGAAGGCAGTTAA
- the LOC138078547 gene encoding beta-defensin 105-like — translation MAPSRKMFYFVLAFFFMLAQFLSGCQAGLQYSQPLSAGDMSPCEPCWLGRGKCRKICAEDEKIVGNCKVNFFCCRQRIL, via the exons ATGGCGCCGAGCAGGaagatgttttattttgtcttggcCTTTTTCTTCATGTTGGCTCAATTTCTGTCAG GGTGCCAGGCAGGACTCCAGTATTCCCAGCCACTTTCAGCAG GTGATATGTCTCCCTGTGAGCCGTGCTGGCTCGGTCGGGGCAAATGCAGGAAGATATGCGCTGAGGACGAGAAGATTGTTGGAAATTGCAAAGTGAACTTTTTCTGTTGCCGGCAGAGGATCCTGTAA